The Fusobacterium necrophorum subsp. necrophorum genome has a window encoding:
- a CDS encoding TetR/AcrR family transcriptional regulator, translating to MTEKQELENKKERILEVFQELVLKKGYSKVSVEEITSSLGISKGSFYSYFKSKKDMVLECIEENMGIALERQKHVDKISNSMKDTLRNYLIERFQRDIRHIKMELVLINLVKNLEILEDSIVKRFIFFEKAYVQYWEGQLDKYRDELSIVEEEKHKYAILLAKMIQGFRMSVLFVTDDEKFFTTEVAEVLKRVEDKTILQKIDFLIKNIMKMLQ from the coding sequence ATGACGGAAAAACAAGAGTTAGAGAATAAAAAAGAGAGAATTTTGGAAGTCTTTCAAGAACTTGTGTTGAAAAAGGGATACAGTAAGGTGTCTGTGGAAGAGATTACAAGTAGTCTGGGAATTTCCAAGGGAAGCTTTTACAGTTATTTTAAATCCAAAAAAGATATGGTTTTGGAATGTATTGAAGAAAATATGGGAATTGCTTTGGAACGGCAAAAGCATGTGGATAAAATTTCAAATTCTATGAAAGATACCTTGCGAAATTATTTGATAGAGCGTTTTCAAAGAGATATTCGTCATATTAAGATGGAATTGGTGTTAATCAATTTGGTAAAAAATCTTGAAATTTTAGAGGATAGTATTGTGAAAAGATTTATTTTTTTCGAAAAAGCTTATGTACAATATTGGGAGGGACAATTAGATAAATATAGGGATGAATTAAGTATTGTGGAGGAAGAGAAACATAAATATGCAATTCTGTTAGCAAAAATGATTCAAGGGTTTCGAATGTCCGTTCTATTTGTAACGGATGATGAGAAATTTTTTACGACAGAGGTTGCAGAAGTGCTAAAAAGAGTTGAAGATAAAACAATTTTACAGAAGATAGACTTTTTAATTAAAAATATTATGAAAATGTTACAATAG
- a CDS encoding nucleoside kinase, whose product MKKLNYRMYLTTLKMVFLKAVHDLYPEHEVVFLNSLNNGLYGKILWKHHIFHNADYDKIKQRMKEIIEANLPIQIVSSNYEAIKLSSIEKNREDIQELMNTTLWTGIMKMKLDDYSDYFYHLPYKSTGSLDAYDVYPYSAGFILKYPMTDPHILEQKIDTPKMAAVFEESDHWLRIMDVPDAGSINRKVLNHEIRSLIRINEALHNKNLAKISEKIAKNENIKVITIAGPSSSGKTTFANRLFIQLKADEVNPLVISLDNYYIGRKNIPLNEEGEKDYEALEALDIPLLNQNVMDLIAGKEVELPIYNFITGEREKIGKVAKLSNKHGVIIIEGIHGLNEAMTKYIPKEQKFKIYISCLTQLNLDKHNRIATSDVREIRRMVRDSLSRNTAAEETLAMWPSVRKGEEKHIFPFQEEADVIFNSNLVYEMGVLKNAAMRELVKVPTTSPHYADARRLIGLLACFLPIEASDVPDDSILKEFIGNSFFYNY is encoded by the coding sequence ATGAAAAAATTAAATTACAGAATGTATTTGACTACTTTGAAAATGGTCTTTTTAAAAGCAGTTCATGATCTGTATCCGGAACATGAAGTTGTCTTTTTGAATTCTTTAAACAATGGTTTATACGGAAAAATTCTTTGGAAGCATCATATCTTTCACAATGCGGACTATGATAAAATCAAACAACGAATGAAAGAGATTATCGAGGCAAATCTTCCAATTCAAATAGTTTCTTCCAACTATGAAGCTATTAAACTTTCTTCTATTGAAAAAAACAGAGAAGATATACAGGAGCTGATGAATACGACCTTATGGACAGGGATTATGAAGATGAAATTGGATGACTATAGCGACTATTTCTATCATCTTCCTTATAAAAGTACAGGAAGCTTGGATGCCTATGATGTCTATCCCTATTCCGCAGGCTTTATTTTAAAATATCCCATGACGGATCCCCATATTTTGGAACAAAAAATTGATACTCCAAAAATGGCGGCGGTCTTTGAGGAAAGTGATCATTGGTTACGAATCATGGATGTTCCGGATGCCGGCTCCATCAATCGAAAGGTATTAAACCATGAAATCCGTTCATTAATTCGAATTAACGAGGCTTTGCATAATAAGAACTTGGCAAAAATTTCCGAAAAAATCGCAAAAAATGAAAATATCAAAGTCATTACGATCGCCGGTCCCTCTTCTTCCGGAAAAACCACTTTTGCCAACCGATTGTTTATTCAACTGAAAGCGGACGAAGTCAATCCTTTGGTTATTTCTTTGGATAATTACTATATCGGTCGTAAAAATATTCCCCTAAATGAAGAAGGGGAAAAAGATTATGAAGCCTTGGAAGCTCTCGATATTCCTTTGCTAAATCAAAATGTAATGGACTTAATTGCAGGAAAAGAGGTGGAACTTCCCATTTATAATTTCATCACCGGAGAAAGAGAGAAAATAGGAAAAGTTGCAAAACTTTCTAACAAACATGGAGTAATCATTATTGAGGGAATTCATGGATTAAATGAAGCCATGACAAAGTATATTCCCAAAGAACAAAAATTTAAAATTTATATCAGCTGTTTGACCCAATTAAATTTAGATAAACATAATCGTATCGCCACTTCCGATGTCAGAGAAATTCGTAGAATGGTTCGGGACAGTTTATCAAGAAATACAGCTGCGGAAGAAACCCTTGCGATGTGGCCTTCCGTTCGGAAAGGAGAAGAAAAACATATTTTTCCTTTCCAGGAAGAAGCCGATGTCATTTTTAACTCGAATTTGGTCTATGAAATGGGAGTGCTTAAAAATGCAGCCATGAGAGAATTGGTGAAAGTTCCTACGACAAGTCCTCACTATGCAGATGCTCGAAGACTTATCGGTCTGCTTGCCTGCTTCCTACCGATAGAAGCCTCTGATGTTCCGGATGATTCTATTTTGAAGGAATTTATTGGAAACAGTTTTTTCTATAACTATTAA
- a CDS encoding alpha-amylase family glycosyl hydrolase yields the protein MKPQFSLYAKGAEEVYLEFYQNPEDKTPSQKIVLDTKKNRTGDYWYFEDSSIAEGSLYRWNIDGISILDPLALSYTGNMPVEEKKSIFLLHQQKPVKRLSIPDKDRLIYEVHIGFFSEKRSYSSFIEKIPYLKELGINTVEFLPIYEWDDYTGNLHPDASPIKNAWGYNPINFFAATKKYSSSKEAASFSEKEEFHHLVEVLHENGIEVLLDVVYNHTAEGGKTGYLYNFKAMGENIFYIKTKERDFANFSGCGNSFNCNHPVAKEMILDSLLYWYYEIGVDGFRFDLSPVLGRDSDGQWLQHSLLKDLVEHPILSHALLISESWDLGGYFVGALPSGWSEWNDSYRDTVRKFIRGDFGQIPDLIKRIFGSVDLFHANRKKYQSSINFIACHDGFTMWDLLSYNRKYNFANGEQNRDGSNENYSYNHGEEGETDNPTILALRIQQMKNMMLILYISQGIPMLLMGDEIARTQLGNNNAYCQDNKITWMDWSRKERFQDIFTFTKSMIQLRKSYSIFRKEEYLKMDEEIFLHGVKLHQPDYSFHSLSIAFELFDQETKIRFYIALNSYSETLEFELPLLGDGKHWYLLTDTAKPETCYFQADDMISGKSYSLTSKSSMILIAK from the coding sequence ATGAAGCCACAATTTTCCTTGTATGCCAAGGGGGCAGAGGAAGTTTACCTGGAATTTTATCAAAATCCTGAAGATAAAACTCCAAGTCAAAAGATTGTATTAGATACGAAAAAAAACAGAACAGGAGATTATTGGTATTTTGAAGATAGCAGCATAGCGGAAGGAAGCTTGTATCGTTGGAATATTGACGGAATTAGTATTTTAGATCCTCTTGCACTTTCCTATACGGGAAATATGCCGGTAGAAGAAAAAAAATCTATCTTCCTCTTACATCAACAAAAGCCTGTCAAAAGACTATCCATTCCGGATAAAGATAGACTTATCTATGAAGTGCATATAGGATTTTTTTCAGAAAAACGAAGTTATAGCTCTTTTATTGAAAAAATTCCCTATTTAAAAGAATTGGGAATCAATACCGTGGAATTTCTTCCCATCTATGAATGGGATGATTATACCGGCAATCTTCATCCGGATGCCAGTCCCATCAAAAATGCTTGGGGCTACAATCCTATCAATTTTTTTGCTGCAACAAAGAAATACTCCTCTTCCAAAGAAGCCGCTTCATTTTCGGAAAAAGAAGAATTTCATCATCTGGTGGAAGTTCTCCATGAAAACGGAATTGAAGTTCTGTTGGATGTCGTTTATAATCACACTGCAGAAGGAGGAAAAACAGGCTATCTTTACAACTTCAAAGCAATGGGAGAGAATATTTTCTATATTAAAACCAAAGAGAGAGATTTTGCCAATTTTTCCGGTTGCGGAAACAGTTTCAATTGTAACCACCCTGTCGCAAAAGAAATGATTTTGGATTCTTTACTCTATTGGTATTATGAAATTGGAGTGGACGGTTTCCGTTTTGATCTATCTCCCGTACTGGGAAGAGATTCCGACGGACAGTGGTTGCAACATTCTTTGTTGAAAGATTTGGTGGAACATCCTATTTTGTCTCATGCCTTGTTGATTTCGGAAAGTTGGGATTTAGGAGGATATTTTGTGGGAGCCCTGCCAAGCGGCTGGTCCGAATGGAATGATTCTTATCGGGATACGGTCCGAAAATTTATACGAGGAGATTTCGGACAAATTCCCGATCTCATCAAGAGAATTTTTGGAAGTGTGGATCTTTTTCATGCCAATCGGAAAAAATATCAATCGAGCATCAATTTTATTGCCTGTCATGACGGCTTCACGATGTGGGATTTACTCAGCTATAATCGGAAATATAACTTTGCAAACGGAGAACAAAATCGAGACGGCAGCAATGAAAATTATTCTTACAATCATGGAGAAGAGGGAGAAACCGATAATCCGACTATCTTAGCTCTAAGAATACAACAGATGAAAAATATGATGTTGATTCTTTATATTTCACAAGGAATTCCTATGCTTCTAATGGGAGATGAAATTGCAAGAACACAATTAGGAAACAACAATGCCTACTGCCAAGACAACAAAATCACTTGGATGGATTGGAGTAGAAAAGAACGTTTTCAGGATATCTTTACCTTTACAAAATCCATGATACAACTTCGAAAAAGCTATTCTATTTTTCGAAAAGAAGAATATTTAAAAATGGATGAGGAAATCTTTTTACACGGAGTGAAATTACATCAACCTGACTATAGTTTTCACTCTTTGTCGATTGCTTTTGAACTTTTCGACCAAGAGACAAAAATAAGATTCTATATTGCTCTTAATTCCTATAGTGAAACTTTGGAGTTTGAGCTTCCTCTTTTAGGAGATGGAAAACATTGGTATCTATTGACGGATACGGCAAAACCAGAAACTTGTTATTTTCAAGCTGATGACATGATAAGTGGAAAAAGCTATTCTCTTACTTCCAAGTCTTCGATGATCTTAATTGCAAAATAA